In the Ricinus communis isolate WT05 ecotype wild-type chromosome 3, ASM1957865v1, whole genome shotgun sequence genome, acagcttcctttccaggcctttgagttcctcttaacacattcatcaatttacatttcatgcatatttcaaaaattcatgtaaatgctagttctattgcattacaagatcattccctttctaattcataggtctaactcttcctctaagactctcaattactgttttaatatcatataaacatGTTCCATCTAGctttatactaattttaactcaaattaacatcaaataaatagcataaaactaatctccaacatctctgttttctggatagaatttagtaccaaagtacatttattgctgggaaaaattggcttaatgTAAAAATCTAGTATTAAATAgccatatatttttatgtatctAGTTttatctccaagaagaattactcaattccgacttctatagatttaattattcctaaattactgagcaagggtcatacagctcgCTATACCTGAGCAGCAATTTGTTTgttcaatttaagcaaccaaaatgACAAAactagcaaaatcacaaaactacaaagttatagaggactcttcaaaatttccatagacacattaagcttaattttgatttatataacgcatgttatgcctaaaatacagaacatgaAGGTTGCtagaattttgacagttttctgtcttgacatatttaaatttaaatcaagcttaatctctatgcaatcattcaatactctactaattcataataatcagacctttaattaatcaatgaatgCATCAGTTGAAGTTTTCCcaatttataatcaagaactctaatgacaaattaataatactcaagtaacaactcaccaatttcagcttttaggttgctaatatgctcaaatcctttagctttagcttggctcctttaatagttggtaaaatcctatcttaatcttaagtttttctaggtatttcactcctctctcttgttccaaatttttagtttttggccatgtacgaattttagagaaatgaagaggtaaaatgagcttgctcatggttccaatttccaagattcatctctcaatgccaccacctactaaaactagttttatcatcttaagttaattcttactaaccatacaTAAGTACTCACTTTttattgtatcttttaagtccaatctatttacccaacctttaACTATTGGTttaattaagtcttaaggcttaatacacataacccatatacttaatcaacttatctaaattaataatctaatatcatgcttcttattctctacttataattaatatatatctattcttataaaataaaaatattattaatataccatcatatgcctaATGAtgaaatgtaaatgcacataacatgtgtgatgagaaaatgcaggcgttacacaAAGGCCTTGACCCAACACTTTATTAGAAGTGTGAACCTTGGTATAAAAAAGGTTTTGGATGCTGCACTCAAGATTACAaagaaggtgagtgataagtctcaAGGAATGCCAGAAGAacaagtcttgataagttcacaagttttagaagaaccaagaattgaattctccCAGtggaatcaataataaaaatcttcaTTAACCTTGAGCCATTCAGCTATAGTTTGTTTAAATAGCCAAAGATACAACCTTAGCTTCCTTTACACGTTTAGGCAGAAACTAGaataggaaaaaagaaatcaaaggctaaattataagtttcccaaataacaaaataagtaaCTAGAGTGATTTAGACAATCTTTGATATAGGAAGAATGGACTAAATCAACATCTAGTATTCATAAATAACTACAAGGGGTGTATGCCCTTGtttcctaaataaaattaggcaCCTAGGTCAAGCTCACAAGCATGCGCCTCCTTGTTTCCTCTTTAAGCTTGTTTCCTTGCTTCCTCTTTAAGAATTCAGCCTTCCCTTGTGTGTTTAAAGGTTAAGTCTAAATTGCAATCCACGGGTTATATACTCCTTTGCCTATTCCTGATGTTCCTTGGACAGATTTATCTATGGATTTTAAACTTGGATTGCCTAGGACTAGGAAGGGCCaagataatatatttgttCTTATGGATAGATTCAGTAAGATGGCTCACTTAATACCATGGCATAAAACCAGTGATGCTACTTACAttgttgaattatttattagggAAGTTGTGCGATTGCATGGAGTCCCAAAAACCATTATAAGTGAAAGTGATGTTAAATTCTTAAGTCATTTTTGGCATGTGTTATGGGGTAAGTTAGgcactaaattattattttccaaTACTTGTGATGCGCATATGcttatgcaactacaactaaAGCAGTGAGCCTATCAATGCAGCCTAGCCAACGATAAGTATTAAAAAGATCAtatccctcgggaaagtgaaatcctagagttactacttcatTCCTTGTTATatagcctaaaattaataatagaggtttctagatttactaaaaactaaattctaagtgtaatgcgagaatgaatgaggaaagagaataatcaagacaagaaagtaaacccaaagaggacctagactagttggctatcaaacaaaagataatagaTTATTGAGTCTGATTATGCTACTCGTGGACGGATTTTAAACTGAATTTGGTTTTCCTCTCGAgacaaccgaattcctaaacctaagaacctaaagtaggaatctcttcctaacgattgattattaagtaagCTTAAgttttaatccacctctattaagctttgttaattcttaatccgacaaattaattaatcttacctctaagtgaaaattaacatgttcttgcaattaaatttctgAACTCAATTATGatttctcaattgctaaaagaattctattaaTAGTAATCAATACAATCAATGTAACAAAAactagatttatattattcattgcaaaaagaatacaagaaagggAACTCAAACAATCTCAATAATTCAGTACAAAGCCAACGTAgcaaggaaccccaatgggttcaaccaatctagctgcacatgttcatgtctaaagcaaatatgaattcaattacaatgaaagaataaagaaatcataacatatacacccttttcctagaattggatgaacagctcaaaGTCTTGATCTACACTGCGGTTGATCTCCAGAATTGCTTCTTGAtttgctccaaaactcctcctcaatcttcaatccaaaaaccAAATCACGAATTTGACGTTCCAAGATGGAATCAGTTTCTTGGAAGCCCCCTAAAATGCCTGACAACACCTCTAACAAAATTAGAACAGAGgatcaaaaatcaaaatcgcCGGTCCAGAactctattttctctttttggctcATTCCTTTTATTCATTGCGCAAATACGGGTGTGTTCCAGCCCGTGTCCCCCAATACAGGCCGTGTTCGGGCCGTATTGTACTCTAATTGATAGAATGAACTGAATCGAACATGGTTGTATGCTAACACCGGCCCTGTTATGGCCCGTGTTAACTAACACGGGTCGTGATATAGGGAATGGTACCCTCGGAAAACATGCTGCTTGaaagtgcttaagctacacAACCTGGGATTTCTACACGGGCCATATTGACTTTCCAAAAGTCAACCCAAGGTCAAAAAGCTTCTTATTCCATCCCTTTTCGCCcgaaattgatctaaaattgctaaagcactgatgatggacctataaaatctcataaaacacgaaaggacacaaaacacgggtgatcttggaataaaaacacaatataTGCTAAGAAAATTTGCAATAATATGTCagcaaaaatttataaaactatgcatattaAATCACCCTATaattaagcttttgcttgtcctcaagcaattaacgaTTCAACTCACAAAATTGCAATCAATAAATCCTCAAAGTTTATGTCCCCTATGTCCCAATAaatagtattcaacacattacaaaagaaattgaatcaTAAGTCAAGTTGCAAATtattaacaaagaatgtaGATAATATCAATGTATAAATAACTTAACAACAACTCAATAATGAACATCAAAAGCCAATGCCTCATAGGGATCAGTCAAGTCATTCAAGGTGTGTATAAGGTGAGAAACAAATcactcaaagcaaatgcataAAACCtgcttaccataagcttgctgaTGAATCTTATCTTCGCTACTGCAAacaaatgaataccaaaatcaaagggtctttaccaggGTTGTAATAGGGCTAAGGTAAAGATATGGAGATTTGGAAAAGAAGTGTGAAGATGCTGAAATTTTTTGCAACAAACAACAATCTATGctcaaagaattaaatacCCAAAaatattcactaaaatcctaaatttgTAGAATAACGCTTGAAAATACTATGaatccaataaagagataaaaaaataaggaattttttgtttttttttataacaaaattagcaGATTATAAGAGAATTACTGCATACAACTAAATACAGTAAAGAGCAAAAATATagtttggattgaagggagcatctaaaatatcaaaaggatTTAGTGAATCACCAACATAGCATATGGCATTTTAATCCTAAACAAGAGAGCAAATCACAAAAATTCcaggataaaaataaaagaaagataaaatgaaaaagctAAGATGTAAAGTGTGAAATGgtgtaaaatgaagaaaacgGTAAAGGCTAAACCATGGCTAATTAATGGAGAcacaaagggtaggcttttggcctagtgtggtgaatcctaagttgcccaaatcatctcatgtattcacaaattcatgtaacctcaacaagcattacagacgaagttctagaagcaaagccaagtacaatgcacagtcaaacaagaaatataaagagcatatgtataatgaatgctcaaaaTGGCTCAAAATCTTACCTTTAAAGTGTGGTGTTAATTGCAATTGGTtctcaacatcattaattaaatcattacttaagaaacacatgcatctAACATAATCAAccttctaagttaaaatttgataacTTAGGTAGTAATGCTCTGGTCTAGTCACATTCTCGTCCTACATCCTCTTATAAGGGATGGGGTGAGTATATAAGCACCCCTGGTAGGCCTCTCTAGTGATCTCCTGCTGAGTCCATAGCCCTAGGTGTATCCTAAACTGAGGTACTGTCATCGAGAACTGTCTACCCCCTAACTTGAAAGAAATGGCGTCCAGCTGATACCAATCAGTGATTTGCTGCTGTAGAAAGAAGGTGTTGCAGAACCCTATAGTGAGCTCCCAGTAGATGGGCTCGATGATGTCAAAGAATCGAGCATATGGTAGGGTCTAAAAGAGCTCTCTAACCTCCGGGGCTAGTCTGACCCTCTCTAGCGCGGTGAAGTTAACACACCGTCCAATCCTAACTTGCTTCCATCCAAGGGCTTGGAAGCGCTGCTCGTGGTCTGGGGACTGAAATGTAAGTAGTCAGTGTCGTGCGGGGGCTGGTAGTGCCAGGGGTCTCTGAGGTATGGCTGGTTGTGGTGGCTATGCTAGTGCGGGTGGTGCTGGACCCTGCTGCTGTGAAGAAGAGGCGTTTGCATCTATGCGGCATCTCTTATAGTGTGTCTGTCGTGGAGGTTGCTGTCTGGTGTGTTTTGACATTGTACTTGAAAAGGTATTAGTCATTGACAGAAGCACAGAAAACAATGCATACATAGCAGATAAATAATTCAAGCAGCACAGAAAGTTAGCCAAAATTTTGACAGCATAACAACAGAACAGGCAAAATTgtataataagaattaaataactaaactatacctcaaccaacacatgaattaaaacttaaaaatttaaaataaactaaaaataaaataaaataaagaagacaaaataataaaataaaataaaataaaaaagacaaaataataACTCAATCACTCTTTCAGCTTCTAAAAACTTCTTTCATATGCATCAATCCACTAGAACTTGACGTTCTTCTAAGTTAGCTTAGTCAAAGGTGCTGCTATCCTTGAGAAGTGTTGCACCAATCGACAGTAGTAGCCTGATAATCCTAGAAAGCTACGCACCTTAGTCATTGTGGTCAGTCTATACTAGTCAGTCACCACCTCTATTTTCTTGGGGTTTACTTGAATACCCTCTCTACATACAACATGTCGAAGAAAAGCAACACTTTCTAAACAAAACTCGCACTTTGAGAACTTACCATACAACTGATGCTCCTTCAACATCTGAAGTACCATCCTTAGATGCCACACGTGCTCCTCTTCACTTCTGTAGTAcaccaagatatcatcaatgaatacaATGATAAAACGATCCAGGAATGGCTTGAACAACCGATTCATCATATCCACGAAGGCTGCAGGAGCATTAATGAGTCCAAACGACATTATTAGGAACTCATAATGCCCAAAACACGTCCTAAACGCTGTCTTTGGAATGTCTTCCTCACGGATCCTTAACTGGTGATACCCCGAtcgcaaatcaatcttggagaAGCATGCGGCCCTTTGAAGTTGATCGAATAGATCATCGATGCGAGGAAGTGGATACTTGTTATGAATCGTCACTTTATTCAGCTACCGGTAATCAATACAGAGGCGCAAggtaccatccttcttcttcacGAACAGAACAGGAGCACCCCACGAAGATGTATTGGGTTTGATAACACCCTTATCCAAGAGGTCCTGCAACTACTCCTTCAACTTCTTTAACCCGTCTGATACCATTCGGTAGGGCGGCAAAGAAATAGGTGTCTTGCCCAGTACATGGTCGATGCAGAACTCTATATCCTGGAGCTCTTCTAGAAATACATCGGGAAACTCATAGACCACCTGAACGTCCTCAACACTACCTCTTTCTGCCGAGGTATCCCTGACACCCATGACAAAGCATCCACCTAGCTATAATGGTTGACACGAGATTTGATGGAGTAGGTACCTGCTCACCTTTAAAATGAAACTCTGAGCCCCCCGGGATTCAAAAAGTTACTCACTTTTCCCCTCAGTCCAACATGGCATAATGCATGACCaaccaatccattcccaaAATTACATCGAAATCCATTATGTCcaacataattaaattggCAACTAAATCCTGACCCTCAACTAGCACTGAACACGATGGAAACACAACATCGATCTTTAAGGCGTCACTTAAAGGCGTAGTGACTGAAATCGGAACCTGAAGTCTAACCAGTTGGACATCCAatcttaaaacaaaattaggcGATACAAAGGAATGGGTAGCTCTAGGGTCTAACAAAACTCTAGCTTTAGAATAGCATACAGGAATAATACCTGACACCATAACATTAGAGGCTCATGCATCCTGATGAGTGAGGGTGAACACTCTCGCCTGCCCACAGCCTCACTGTTGAAAGCATGAAGCCTGACTCTAAACTTTGCTCCCAGATCGGCCTCCCACAGGCCTACCTTAAAAACCACGGCCTTACTGGCCGACGAACTAAcacaagggatagtaaaactccctggatcatgTTTCTTTTCTGATAACTTGTTCTAGTAAATCACTGAACATTCCTCGTTTCGCATCATAAATGCCAAGTCCTCAAACATCCTTTTGTTGCTAAGgatctcctttaagaacttcacATACCTAGGCATCTacgaaatagcttcaacaaaaagTAAGTTTACGTGTAGTTGTTTAAATACATCAAGAAATTTACCAAATGGCTGCTAGACTTACGCCTGCTTCAACCCAGCAGGGTACAAAATTTTGGGCTGGTATTCCCTCAATGGAATCTTCTTTGCCTATTCCTTCTCTAGGTCCTTCGTCTTGTTATCTTCAACCTTTCTCCTTGAATCTACCTATGCATCAACATCATTATTAGAAACAGGAGAAGAACTGGGAATATACTTACCTGACCGCAAAAACTGATTGCATTCACATGCTCTCTCGGGTTGGACTCTATATTGCTAGACAAGGTCCCCGGCTGCCTCTCAGCCAACATCTTAAAAATCTGACCTATTAGATTCTCCAGGTTCTAAATGGAGGCCTATTGATTTATAAGAGTTGTGTCCATCTGCTGGAATCTAGTCTATGAAATGGACACAAACTTGATCATTAGCTCCTCTAAGCTAGGCTTTCTCTATTGAGTCTGAGGAGATTGAGGTAGAAGAATAAATTGTTGCGGTTCTTGATGTAGTTGCGAAACTAATGGCCCCTAGTTGTTGTTGTTCCTCCATCCGAAGTTTAGATGATTGCTCCATCCCGAATTGTAAGTGTTGCTATAGGAGTTCTTTTACTGCCTAGGCTTACTCCCTATATAGTCCACTTGTTCATGgttagatgaagaagaagcaatagttagatgaagaagaagcaaacatacctcccgacATACAGTTACTACTGAAATGCAAGCCACCATAAAACTCACAACTAGCTTGAGCTGCTTGGACAGGCATCTAGAGTTGATTAATTTTCTTAGATAATAACTTCACTTGAGCCGCCAAGGCTGTAGTAGCATCGAACTGGTGTACACTCCCTTGATGTCCCATCCTACTCCTAGTAGTGTGCCACTAGTAATTATTTCTagccatctcctctatcaagCTTTGGGCTTACTCTCGTGTCTTGCTACTCAAAGAACCACCTGCAGCTGCATCTACCATCTACTTAGTAGCCAAATTCAAaccattataaaaagtttatacCTATAACCAGATTGGTAGTTCATGGTGTGGGCAGCATCATAGTAGGTCCTTGTAGCACTCCTAGGTGTCGTACATCGACTCATCGTCAAACTACAAAAAAGCAGATGTCATTTTTAAGCTTAACAGTTTTAGAGGGAGGAAATTAAAACAGAAATTTCTCTGCAAAATAGTCACAAGTAGTGATAGTGTTTGAAGGTAGCGACTATAGCCACCACTTTACTTTATcctcaaagaaaatgaaaacaagCAGAGATGAATTGCATCATCTGTTTTCccattaatcttgaaggtatcataAAGCTCCAAGAAACTCGCTATATGCACATTGGGATCCTCTCTGGCAAGCTTTCGAATGGAATTGTTTGTTGCAGCATCTAAATCACATTAGGCTTTActtcaaaattattagcagCGACAGCTGGTCTTTTAATGCATGTTCGTGTCCTCTCTAGTGATGGTTTCGCAAAATCATAGATTGTCCAGTTATTCTTATTGTTGTTATTGGCGTCTGCCATCTCCATTGTAGTTTCTCTTGGTTCACTCTCATCTACGGCTTTCCCAACCTGAATCTCTTCCTCCTCTACGTTCAACCACTTCCTTAACTTCTTGAAGGATCGCTCTAGTTCTAGTAAAGAGTCTACTAGATCAGGATTGCATCTCTTGGTAATAACTAACTGAAACAATGAATAACCAACAACACAAATgaataaaggaaataaataatataaaaataaataaagaataaagaattaatggctaaattaacaagaacacacaattcacaatatTTCCCAAAACAGTCCCTGTCAACGGCACAAAAAAACTTGATGCTTCACTAAACACGACTAGCAATCTACAAGCAAGTGCCCCTATCGAATGTAATTTAGCTTTGACAAGTATCAATGTCGTATCCCACGGGAATTGAGAAGCTACTATTAGTATGCTATTCTtattatctaaccgatcaAAGGGTGGTGaagattattaactaaaaatgattgagaatgcaaatgaaaactaaaattaaaaaaagggaatggaagtttgaaaaagacaatgagatgagttaacccaattggggatCCTGTTAGCTAGCCGgcttaaaaacaataatttataaattgattgattaagaattgcaATCTGtagataatttcttaaatgaattggcctctctcttgaattaaccaattcctaattctaaagatctaaagttggaatctcttcctaacaattgattttagaatagcattaatctctaaattaccgctaataagaatgtccagttcttattccaataagttATTACCACA is a window encoding:
- the LOC125369518 gene encoding uncharacterized protein LOC125369518; translated protein: MVSGIIPVCYSKARVLLDPRATHSFVSPNFVLRLDVQLVRLQVPISVTTPLSDALKIDVVFPSCSVLVEGQDLVANLIMLDIMDFDVILGMDWDTSAERGSVEDVQVVYEFPDVFLEELQDIEFCIDHVLGKTPISLPPYRMVSDGLKKLKE